In Larimichthys crocea isolate SSNF chromosome VI, L_crocea_2.0, whole genome shotgun sequence, one genomic interval encodes:
- the p3h1 gene encoding prolyl 3-hydroxylase 1 has product MELRYALTFLCFLVPLCTSDTDVGSRFVLEPYDFLFDTAVDAYQKGDWLTVILNMEKALRNKATVRNVKVQCRLSCANQTAFGDRLAGLGVPIPGAGSVDDLGFFQKVLKRADCVNSCETEKLGSPTLHQVTEDVQLEFTKRTPYNYLQVAYFKINKLDKAVAAAHTFFQANPDHLEMRQNLEYYKMMAGVHEEDFKDLEARKHMSEFLLGKSYYSDDSFGLAAEHFEVALDEYFTADKECRALCEGAYNYDGYNYMEYSADLFQTMTDHYMQVLNCKQHCSVELASHTGRETPFEDFLPSQFNYLQFSYYNSEKYEQAIECAKTFLLFHPDDEVMNQNLAYYSAVLGEDKAKTISARQVVKQYIQQSILEKELLYFGYEAFGITFVDPDTWTPEDVMPKKLRDKQKADRETAARITEEIGNLMKEIETLVEEKKKDSSEMAMVIGPQEGGTLLSDDIKLTMTANQLNGSDRVLLDGVISDDECRELQRLSNAAALKGDGYRGQPSPHSASEMFQGVTVLKAVKLGQEGKVPLKSARLFFDLSEKVRKILESYFRLETPLYFSYSHLVCRSAIDEKQEERNDLSHPVHVDNCLLVSEMNECIKEPPAYTHRDYSGILYLNDDFEGGDFIFTELDAKTVTAEVRPQCGRVVGFGAGKENPHGVRAVTKGQRCAVALWFTLDPAHEEKERIQAQEMLKMFSTPVNEEFIKKEVTDTSEPPALADQVKTENKQDNKPAEQKADAAAAADKPADSPKDKEEGAAKPVSKTTAETKAKAAPKAKAKAGGDKAKTKTADKAKPVAKKDGKQTVKKQTKQADKKDAKPAAKKKDSKKAKTDATSDSQKQEL; this is encoded by the exons ATGGAGCTCCGTTACGCGCTaacatttctctgctttctgGTCCCGCTGTGCACCTCAGACACTGATGTCGGCTCTCGCTTCGTTTTGGAGCCTTATGATTTCCTCTTCGACACGGCGGTGGATGCATACCAAAAGGGGGACTGGTTGACGGTCATCCTGAACATGGAGAAGGCTCTCAGGAACAAAGCTACTGTCCGCAATGTGAAGGTTCAGTGCCGGCTTAGCTGCGCCAACCAGACCGCTTTCGGCGATCGCCTGGCCGGGTTGGGAGTTCCAATCCCCGGGGCCGGGTCTGTGGATGACCTGGGATTTTTCCAGAAAGTCCTGAAACGGGCGGATTGTGTGAACTCCTGCGAAACTGAGAAACTGGGTTCACCAACTCTGCATCAAGTCACAGAAGACGTACAGCTGGAGTTCACCAAGAGGACCCCCTATAACTACCTACAAGTGGCCTATTTTAAG atcaATAAGCTCGACAAAGCAGTGGCAGCTGCCCACACGTTCTTCCAGGCCAACCCAGACCACTTGGAGATGAGACAGAACCTGGAGTACTACAAGATGATGGCAGGAGTACATGAAGAGGATTTCAAAGATTTGGAAGCCAGGAAGCATATG TCCGAGTTCCTGCTGGGGAAGAGTTACTACAGCGACGACTCATTTGGCCTGGCGGCTGAACACTTCGAGGTGGCCTTAGATGAGTACTTCACTGCCGATAAGGAGTGCCGGGCGCTGTGTGAAGGAGCCTACAATTACGACGGATACAACTACATGGAGTACAGCGCTGACCTGTTCCAGACCATGACAG accaCTACATGCAGGTCCTGAACTGTAAGCAGCACTGCTCAGTGGAGTTGGCTTCACACACTGGCAGAGAAACGCCCTTTGAGGACTTCCTCCCTTCCCAGTTCAACTACCTGCAGTTCTCCTACTACAACA GTGAGAAGTACGAGCAGGCCATAGAGTGTGCCAAGACCTTCCTGCTGTTCCACCCTGACGATGAGGTGATGAACCAGAACCTTGCTTATTATTCTGCCGTGCTGGGAGAGGACAAGGCAAAAACCATCTCAGCCAGACAG GTGGTGAAACAATACATTCAGCAATCCATACTGGAGAAAGAGCTGCTCTACTTTGGATATGAGGCCTTTGGAATCACCTTTGTCGATCCA GACACGTGGACTCCTGAAGACGTCATGCCTAAGAAGCTGAGAGACAAGCAGAA agccgACAGAGAAACCGCAGCAAGGATCACAGAGGAAATAGGAAACCTAATGAAGGAGATCGAGACTCTGGTcgaggagaagaaaaaggattCTTCAGAGATGGCCATGGTAATTGGTCCACAGGAAG GTGGGACTCTGTTGAGTGATGACATCAAGCTGACCATGACGGCCAATCAGCTGAACGGCTCGGACCGAGTGCTGCTGGACGGAGTGATCAGTGATGATGAGTGCAGGGAGCTGCAGCGCCTCTCCAAT GCAGCTGCTCTGAAAGGTGACGGCTACAGAGGACAGCCTTCCCCCCACTCGGCCAGCGAGATGTTCCAGGGAGTCACTGTCCTGAAGGCTGTGAAG CTCGGACAGGAGGGCAAGGTTCCACTGAAGAGCGCTCGCCTGTTCTTCGACCTCAGCGAGAAGGTGAGGAAGATTTTGGAGTCGTACTTCCGCCTGGAAACTCCGCTCTACTTCTCCTACTCCCACCTCGTCTGTCGCTCCGCCATCGATG AGAAGCAGGAGGAACGCAATGACCTGAGTCACCCCGTTCATGTGGACAACTGTCTGCTGGTCTCAGAGATGAATGAGTGTATAAAGGAACCTCctgcatatacacacagagactACAG TGGCATCCTTTATCTGAACGATGACTTTGAAGGAGGAGATTTCATCTTCACGGAGTTGGACGCTAAAACAGTCACG GCCGAGGTGCGTCCACAATGCGGCCGTGTGGTCGGGTTCGGAGCCGGGAAGGAAAACCCCCATGGAGTCCGAGCCGTTACCAAGGGTCAGAGGTGTGCTGTGGCGCTGTGGTTCACTCTGGATCCTGCTCACGAGGAAAAG GAGAGAATTCAAGCTCAGGAAATGCTGAAGATGTTTTCTACCCCCGTGAATGAGGAGTTCATCAAAAAGGAGGTGACTGACACCTCGGAGCCTCCGGCACTGGCTGACcaggtaaaaacagaaaataaacaagataatAAACCAGCAGAGCAGAAGGcagacgcagcagcagcagctgacaaacCAGCAGACTCGCCGAAGGACAAAGAGGAGGGGGCGGCGAAACCAGTCAGCAAAACAACGGCAGAAACTAAAGCCAAAGCTGCTCCTAAAGCAAAGGCCAAAGCCGGAGGAGACAAAGCAAAGACCAAGACGGCAGACAAAGCCAAACCTGTGGCtaaaaaagatggaaaacagacggttaaaaaacaaaccaagcaGGCGGACAAAAAGGACGCAAAACCAGCTGCGAAAAAGAAGGACTCCAAAAAAGCTAAAACTGATGCCACTTCAGACTCTCAGAAACAAGAGCTGTGA